In Pyrus communis chromosome 1, drPyrComm1.1, whole genome shotgun sequence, the following are encoded in one genomic region:
- the LOC137747177 gene encoding uncharacterized protein — protein sequence MRNVFAALKRHRHVTLLSQTLHHERKCTPFGCHKYVEIRWRQENWFPCQLLQQHSISTSVHGEMPSAEYAKLRKESLESEFGHALDAGSKSISIVYRFGPFLALYRAAIISFHVVKLTIWQFFVHDIKKRAVKFRETLILLGPFYIKLGQALSTRPDILATIYCQELVKLQDQIPPFPTRIAIKSIESQLGAPISKLFADISTEPVAAASLGQVYKAHLHSGELVAVKVQRPGMSLALTLDALLFNMIGGQLKRFAKARKDLLVAVNEMVRHMFDEIDYIREANSADRFASLYGSDPSDEKKAGPKATARKSLKHKDANCIKIPKIYWEFTRRGVLTMEWIDGIKLTDEIALERAGLNRKGLIDQGLYCSLRQLLEVGFFHADPHPGNLVATDSGALAYFDFGMMGEIPRHYRVGLIQVLVHYVNRDSLGLANDFLSLGFLPEGVDIQLVSDALQASFSDRTRQSQDFQGVMDQLYDIMYEFNFSLPPDYALVIRALGSLEGTAKVLDPNFKVIESSYPFVIGRLLADPNPDMRRILRQLLIRNDGSIRWNRLERLIAAISEQASESAEESPDSAGSSPNPLRSKSFDMHSVVAATEDLFHFILSKNGERVRVFLVRDIIAAADAFLDDEVVGRMFNEEPESRVSLESEEHAMVMRVVNGFRYLRLAIKLAPEVWTEMLIRMAVMPDVHKFTLDVVSSLFIHFKGKVPETTFVCISRLMHKMEQTRSSSEF from the exons ATGAGGAATGTCTTTGCCGCGCTCAAGCGCCACCGCCACGTCACTCTGCTCTCCCAAA CTCTACACCATGAGAGAAAATGCACACCATTTGGATGCCATAAATATGTTGAAATTAGATGGAGACAAGAAAATTGGTTTCCATGTCAATTGTTACAGCAACATTC TATTTCCACCAGCGTGCATGGTGAAATGCCATCTGCAGAGTATGCAAAGTTGAGGAAGGAATCACTAGAAAGTGAATTCGGGCATGCTCTCGATGCAGGCTCCAAAAGTATTTCTATTGTCTACCGCTTTGGTCCGTTTTTGGCTTTGTATAGAGCTgcaatcatttcatttcatgtGGTGAAGCTCACAATCTGGCAATTCTTTGTCCATGACATAAAGAAACGCGCCGTCAAG TTTCGTGAAACTCTTATCCTCTTGGGACCTTTCTACATCAAG CTCGGCCAGGCTTTGAGCACCAGGCCAGACATACTAGCAACTATATACTGCCAAGAACTTGTTAAGTTACAG GATCAAATACCTCCATTTCCAACGCGTATTGCAATTAAATCTATTGAATCTCAGCTGGGTGCCCCCATTTCAAAACTTTTTGCTGACATCAGCACAGAGCCTGTTGCAGCAGCATCCCTAGGGCAGGTCTATAAAG CTCACTTGCACTCTGGGGAGCTAGTAGCAGTTAAAGTACAAAGGCCGGGTATGTCACTTGCATTGACCCTTGATGCCTTGTTATTCAATATGATTGGGGGACAATTAAAGCGTTTTGCCAAGGCCCGCAAAGATCTACTAGTGGCAGTGAATGAGATG GTGAGGCATAtgtttgatgaaattgattacatccGAGAGGCAAACAGTGCTGACCGTTTTGCCTCGCTCTATGGTTCAGACCCAA GTGATGAGAAAAAGGCTGGTCCAAAGGCTACAGCTAGAAAAAGTCTTAAACATAAAGATGCAAACTGtataaaaattccaaaaatatatTGGGAGTTTACCCGTAGGGGTGTGCTTACAATGGAGTGGATTGATGGAATTAAGCTTACAGATGAGATTGCCTTAGAGAGGGCTGGTTTGAACAGAAAAGGATTAATTGACCAG GGATTATACTGCTCTTTGAGACAATTGCTTGAGGTGGGATTTTTCCATGCTGACCCACATCCGGGTAACCTTGTTGCTACTGATAGTGGTGCTCTTGcttattttgattttggaaTGATGGGTGAAATTCCTCGACATTATCGTGTGGGACTTATTCAAGTG CTTGTGCACTATGTTAATCGAGACTCCCTGGGTTTGGCAAATGACTTTCTTTCATTGGGATTCCTTCCAGAAGGGGTTGATATACAATTAGTTTCTGATGCATTGCAAGCATCCTTTAGTGACCGGACTAGACAGTCTCAAGATTTCCAG GGAGTAATGGACCAACTCTACGATATTATGTATGAATTTAACTTCTCTCTTCCTCCGGACTATGCCCTGGTGATAAGGGCACTGGGATCGCTAGAAGGCACAGCCAAAGTCCTCGATCCTAATTTCAAAGTTATTGAGAGTTCATATCCTTTTGTGATTGGAAGACTTCTGGCTGACCCAAATCCTGATATGAGAAGAATTTTAAGACAACTTCTCATACGCAATGATGGATCGATAAGGTGGAATAGGCTAGAACGCCTG ATTGCAGCAATATCTGAACAGGCTTCTGAGAGTGCTGAGGAGTCCCCAGATTCTGCGGGGAGTAGTCCAAATCCATTGAGAAGTAAATCATTTGACATGCATTCAGTTGTTGCCGCCACTGAAGATCTTTTCCACTTCATTCTCTCTAAGAATGGCGAGAGGGTGCGTGTATTCCTTGTTCGGGATATAATTGCTGCAGCAGATGCTTTTCTTGACGATGAAGTTGTTGGTCGAATGTTCAATGAGGAGCCTGAGTCCAGAGTCTCACTTGAGTCAGAG GAACACGCGATGGTCATGAGGGTTGTAAATGGGTTTCGGTATCTCCGTCTAGCAATAAAGTTGGCCCCAGAGGTGTGGACGGAAATGCTTATACGCATGGCAGTCATGCCCGATGTTCATAAGTTTACATTAGACGTCGTTTCATCGttattcattcattttaaaGGCAAAGTTCCAGAAACTACTTTTGTTTGTATATCTAGACTTATGCACAAGATGGAACAAACCCGCAGCTCTTCGGAGTTTTGA